A region of Salvia splendens isolate huo1 chromosome 17, SspV2, whole genome shotgun sequence DNA encodes the following proteins:
- the LOC121774632 gene encoding suppressor of RPS4-RLD 1-like: MAGLAALEIAQKVVRVWRSIQTDWKHSNKGCLKHGKKVRRKELIPTSHNRGGAGCSTSSFFESSTTSNVAEDRPFRRPSLPWHGVYSIAVKWRQISEPCDQVVWINKLSEEFNSGFGSETPLVLGQAKVVRYFPKFYRAFSVAKTLMKENKYARDKKNNLIYLNEDGKLQEIMNAESCSDLYKAVGQDFWLATWCHSTAVEGKQLEGTRISLTQTDPIGYDFAVKTPCTPSRWDDFEMEMVSAWEALCDACCGENYGSTDFDVREC; this comes from the exons ATGGCGGGACTTGCTGCTTTAGAGATTGCACAGAAAGTTGTCAGAGTTTGGCGCTCTATACAAACTGATTGGAAGCATTCAAATAAAGGTTGTCTTAAGCATGGAAAGAAAGTGAGGAGAAAAGAACTTATCCCTACTAGTCATAACAGAGGTGGTGCTGGTTGCAGCACTAGCAGTTTTTTTGAATCATCAACTACCAGTAATGTAGCAGAAGATAGACCATTCAGGCGTCCTTCATTGCCATGGCATGGTGTTTATTCAATTGCTGTCAAATGGAGACAAATATCTGAACCATGTGATCAAGTTGTTTGGATTAACAAACTGAG TGAGGAATTTAATTCTGGATTTGGATCCGAAACTCCTCTTGTTCTTGGGCAAGCAAAAGTGGTACGCTATTTCCCAAAATTTTACAG AGCATTCAGTGTTGCCAAAACATTAATGAAGGAGAATAAGTATGCCCGTGACAAGAAGAACAACCTCATCTATCTCAATGAAGATGGAAAATTGCAAGAA ATAATGAATGCAGAATCATGCTCAGACCTTTATAAAGCTGTGGGCCAGGATTTCTGGTTGGCTACTTGGTGCCACAGTACGGCAGTTGAGGG AAAACAGCTTGAAGGAACTAGGATCTCTTTAACACAAAC GGATCCAATTGGGTATGATTTTGCTGTCAAAACTCCTTGCACACCTTCAAGGTGGGATGACTTCGAAATGGAAATGGTTTCAGCATGGGAG GCACTCTGTGATGCTTGTTGTGGTGAAAATTATGGGTCAACCGATTTTGATGTGCGAGAATGTTAG
- the LOC121774964 gene encoding metal transporter Nramp3-like gives MSAHQQQPLLEEERAYDSNEKVHITSYDDGDDYSTTPPPFSWRKLWLFTGPGFLMSIAFLDPGNLEGDLQSGAIAGYSLLWLLLWATAMGLLVQLLAARLGVVTGRHLAELCREEYPNWARLLLWIMAELALIGADIQEVIGSAIAIKILSQGVLPLWAGVIITALDCFIFLFLENYGVRKLEALFAVLIATMAISFAWMFGETKPDGLELMIGILVPKLSSSTIKQAVGVVGCVIMPHNVFLHSALVQSREVDNRKIGRVREALKYYSIESGIALVISFMINLFVTTVFAKVFYGTEQANTIGLVNAGQYLEERYGGGLFPILYIWAIGLLAAGQSSTITGTYAGQFIMGGFLNLRLKKWMRALITRSCAIIPTLIVALVFDTSDASLDILNEWLNVLQSVQIPFALIPLLCLVSKEEVMGYFKIGTLLQTVSWMVAALVILINGYLLVDFFSSELSGVFFMSIVTTFSAAYVCFIMYLVTRSVSFSSLCARAKTILVPEPKPSI, from the exons ATGTCTGCTCACCAACAGCAGCCCCTTCTCGAAGAGGAGCGAGCCTACGACAGCAATGAGAAAGTCCACATCACCAGCTACGACGACGGCGACGATTACTCCACCACACCCCCGCCATTCTCGTGGCGGAAGCTCTGGCTCTTCACTGGCCCCGGATTCCTCATGAGCATAGCCTTCCTCGATCCAGGCAACCTCGAGGGGGATCTCCAGTCCGGCGCCATCGCCGGCTATTCCCTTCTCTGGCTGCTCCTCTGGGCCACCGCCATGGGCCTTTTGGTCCAGCTCCTCGCGGCTCGCCTCGGCGTCGTCACCGGTAGACACCTGGCCGAGCTCTGCCGCGAGGAGTATCCTAATTGGGCGAGGCTGCTGCTGTGGATCATGGCCGAGCTTGCCCTCATTGGCGCTGACATCCAGGAGGTCATTGGAAGCGCTATTGCCATTAAGATTCTCAGCCAGGGTGTTCTTCCGCTTTGGGCGGGTGTCATTATAACCGCTCTTGATTG CTTCATCTTCCTGTTTCTGGAGAATTATGGTGTGAGAAAATTGGAAGCGCTTTTCGCCGTGCTTATAGCGACAATGGCAATCTCCTTTGCTTGGATGTTTGGCGAGACGAAACCTGATGGCCTTGAGCTTATGATTG GTATCTTGGTTCCAAAGCTGAGTTCGAGTACCATAAAGCAGGCGGTAGGAGTGGTGGGCTGTGTAATAATGCCTCACAATGTTTTCTTGCACTCTGCCCTTGTGCAGTCTAGAGAAGTAGACAATCGCAAGATAGGCAGAGTGCGGGAAGCTCTCAAGTACTACTCGATTGAATCTGGCATTGCCTTGGTCATCTCATTcatgataaatttatttgttacaaCAGTGTTTGCCAAGGTATTTTATGGCACAGAACAAGCAAATACTATCGGACTTGTGAATGCAGGGCAGTATCTTGAAGAGAGGTATGGTGGGGGGTTGTTCCCCATTTTGTACATATGGGCTATTGGGTTGCTTGCTGCCGGGCAGAGCAGCACCATAACCGGGACATATGCTGGGCAGTTCATTATGGGAGGGTTTCTGAATTTGCGGTTGAAGAAATGGATGAGGGCACTGATAACGCGAAGCTGTGCCATCATCCCTACTTTGATTGTGGCGCTTGTATTTGACACATCAGATGCCTCGTTGGACATTCTAAACGAATGGCTTAATGTGCTGCAGTCAGTTCAGATACCTTTTGCTCTTATTCCTCTCCTCTGCCTAGTGTCCAAGGAGGAAGTCATGGGGTATTTCAAAATTGGGACTCTTCTTCAG ACTGTATCGTGGATGGTTGCAGCTCTGGTAATCTTGATAAATGGGTATCTTCTGGTGGACTTTTTCTCTTCTGAATTGAGTGGTGTATTCTTCATGAGTATAGTTACGACCTTCTCGGCTGCATATGTTTGCTTCATCATGTATCTTGTGACAAGGAGCGTAAGCTTTTCCAGTTTGTGTGCAAGAGCCAAGACAATATTGG TGCCAGAGCCAAAACCTTCGATCTGA